The sequence GTGGCGTGCTGCGCCTCGAGGCCCGCGAGCGCGTCGGCGTCGAGCGACGACCGGACGAGCGGGGTGTCGATGAAGCCGGGGCCGACCGCGTTCGTGCGGACGCCCTGCTTGGAGTACTCGAGCGCCGCGACCTTGGTCAGCCCGACGAGCGCGTGCTTCGATGCGACGTAGGCGGCGTTCTGCGCGATGCCGACCGACCCGAGGACCGAGCTCATGTTTACGATCGCTCCGCCGCCCGCGGCGACGAGGGCCGGGAGCTGATAGCGGAGCCCGTAGAAGACGCCGCTGAGGTCGACGCCGACGACGCGGTCCCAGGCGGCGACGTCGTAGTCGCCGATCCTGGCCGGCGCCGCGCCGATGCCCGCGTTGTTGACGGCGAGGTGGAGCGCGCCGTAGGTGGAGACCGCGAAGTCGACGGCCTTCTCGCTGTCGGCGGCGATCGCCGTGTTGCCGGCGAAGGCGGCTGCGGTGCCGCCGGCGGCTGCGATCTCGTCGACGACGCGGGTGGCCGCGTCGAGCGCGATGTCGGTGACGATGACCGAGGCGCCCTCTGCGGCGAGCGCCTTGGAGACGGCCTCCCCGATGCCGGAGCCTCCGCCGGTGACGATCGCGACCCTGTTCTCGAACCTGCCCATGGTGATCCTGCGCCCTTCTCTACACGACACTCGTTGTCTAACCGACACGATACGCCCTACCGGTTTAGTTAGCAAAGCTAATTTGTTAGGCTAATGACCGATGACAGACACCAGAGACGCCGCTCCACCCGTCAGCCGCACCGTCGCCCACGCTCAGCTTGCTACCGATGTACGCCAGGGGGTGCTCCGTCTCTCCCGGCGACTCCGCCAGCAGAAGGCCGACACCGGCGTCAGCGACGCGCAGATGGCGGCGCTCGGCTTCCTGCTCCAGCACGAGCCGCTGACGATCGGCGCGCTGAGCGAGCACGAGGGAGTCACTCCCCCGTCGATGAACCGCACCATCAACGCCCTCGTCGACCTCGGCTACGTCGAGCGCGGCACGGACGCCGACGACCGCCGCAAGGTGGTCCTCCGCACGACGACCGCGGGCGCGAGCTTCGTGCTCGAGACGAGGCGGCGCCGCGACGAGTGGCTGGTGCCGCGGCTGGCACGGCTGACGGCCGACGAGCGCCGCACGCTGGCCGAGGCGACCGTGATCCTGCGCGAACTGGGCCGCTCGTGAGCGCCACGTTCCGGAGCCTCAGCGTCTTCAACTACCGCCTCTGGTTCGGCGGCGCACTGGTGTCGAACACGGGCACCTGGATGCAGTCGACCGCGCAAGACTGGGTCGTCCTCACCCAGCTGACCGACCACAACGCCACCGCGCTCGGCGTGACGATGGCACTGCAGTTCCTGCCGCCGATCCTGATGATCCCGATCACCGGCCTCATCGCCGACCGATACGACCGGCGCAGGATGCTCATGCTCACCCAGGCGACGCTCGGCACCCTCGGTCTCGCCCTCGGTCTCCTGGTGGTGACCGGTGTCGTCCAGCTGTGGATGGTGTGGGGCTTCGCCCTCCTCCTCGGCATCGTCCAGGCGGTCGACGCCCCCATCCGGCAGAGCTTCGTCTCGGAGCTGGTGCCGCCGGCGCAGCTCTCGAACGCCGTGTCGCTCAACTCGGCGTCGTTCAACGGCGCGCGCCTCATCGGCCCCGCGGTGGCGGGCGTCCTGATCGCGGGCGTCGGGTCGGGCTGGGTCTTCCTGATCAACGCGGCCTCGTTCGCGGCCGTCCTGGCGTCCCTGCGGTTCATCCGCGTGAGCGAGCTGCAGTTCAAGCCGAAGGTGGTGCGGGCCAAGGGGCAGATCCGCGAGGGCTTCCGCTACGTGAAGGGGCGGCCCGATCTCGTCGTGGTGTTCGTGATGATCTTCATCATCGGCACCTTCGGCATGAACTTCCCGATCTTCACCTCGACCATGGCGACGCAGGCGTTCGGGGTCGGCGCCGACGGCTTCGGGCTCCTCACCAGCGCGGTCGCGGTCGGCTCGCTGACCGGGGCTCTGCTGTCGGCGAGGCGCGAGCGTCCGCGCATGCGCATCCTGGTCCTGGCCTCGATCTCGTTCGGCGTCACCTGCGCGGTCGCAGCCCTCATGCCCACCTACTGGAGCTTCGCCGCCGTCCTCGTCGCCGTGGGCCTGTCGTCGATCACCCTGATGACCACGGCCAACGGAACCGTCCAGCTCGGCGCCGCCCCTCAGATGCGCGGCCGAGTCATGGCGCTCTACATGGCGATCTTCACCGGCGGAACCCCGATCGGCGCACCCATCGTGGGCTGGGTGGCCAACACGTTCGGCCCGCGTGAGGCGATCGGGGTCGGCTCGGCCGCCGGCTTCGCTGCGGCCGCGGTGGCCATCGCCTGGCTGATCCGCCGGCAGCACCTCCGGCTCCGCCACGACGCCGGCCTGCACTTCCGGGTGCGGCACGACGGCGACGGGATGCCGCCGACCGGTCGGATCGAGCTGCCGACGCAGGGCGCCGTCCTCGAGGCAGACGCGGCGCACAGCACGCGATAGCCGCGCCGTGCTGAAACCGTGACCTCGAGGGGCTTCCGCGGCCGATCGGGCCTGACTACAGTGCTGGCATGACGGACGCTCACGTCATGGTCGGCCGATCGTCGGCGACTCCCCTCGAGCGGGCAGACGGTCGCGAAGGAGCGGCACCATGCGGAGACACACAGCAGCCACCGTGACAGCCGGCGTCGCCGTCCTGGCCGGGATCTCGACGACCCTCTGGGCAGGGACGAGGCTCGGGCTGGCCGACTTCACGGCGCCCGGCGGCGTCCAGGCGGTCGGCATCAGCCCGGGGCGCCTCGACGTCGGCCACCTCGACTTCACCGTGGCCGTGCTCCTCCTGGTCGGTCTCGCCCTGCTGCTGATGGGGCTGATCCTGCTGCTCGCGACGGTCGCCGACTACTGGATGGACTCGCAGGATCGCCGCGACGCCCAGTACGCCGCCCGCCGACGGCGCCTCCAGGCCGACCGGCAGAGGCTCGAGGCCGACCGCCACCGCCTCGCCGCCAGCGTCGCGGAGACCCGCCCCGACACCTCGCACCGCATCGCGCACTGAGCGCGCCACCCGCTTGCGGGGCAGTCGCCCGGCGGACGCCCCCGTAGGCTTCGAGCATGAGAACCACGGCCGCCCCCTTCCTCGCAGCGGTCGCCGCCGTCCTCTCGATCGGTCTCGTCGGCTGCGCGGGCGCAGGATCGGGCACTCCGTCCGCGGCCCGGGCCGACAGCGCCGCCGTGACCCTCCCGCCCACCACCGGCGGCTTCGACTACCAGCTGGGCGGCGGCTACACCCCGCCCCGCGGCACGACCGTCGTCACCCGCGACAGCACCGACACGCCCGCGAAGAGCGTCTACTCGATCTGCTACGTGAACGGATTCCAGACGCAGCCGGGCGCCTCCTGGCCGAGCGACCTCATCCTGCACACCGCCTCCGGCGCACCGCTCGTCGACCCGGGCTGGCCCGACGAGCACATCATCGACGTCTCCACCGCCGCGAAGCGAACGCGAGCGGCGGCCAGGATCGGCACCACCATCGCTTCGTGCGCGAAGAAGGGCTTCCGCGCGGTCGAGTTCGACAACCTCGACTCGTACTCGCGATCGAAGAAGGCCCTGACGCTGGCCGAGAACGTCGCGTTCGCGAAGCTCCTCGTGGGTCGAGCGCACACCGCGGGGCTCGCCGCCTCGCAGAAGAACACGGCCGAGCTGGCGAAGCGCGGCCACGACGAGATCGGCTTCGACTTCGTCACCGCCGAGGAGTGCGACACCTACTCGGAGTGCGCCGTCTTCACGAAGGCGTACGGCAAGCGCGTCTACGACATCGAGTACACCGACGACCTCCGCGGGACGTTCCACGCGGTGTGCGCGCGCACGGCGACGCCGAAGCTCACGATCCTGCGCGACCGCGACCTCGTCACCCCGCGCTCGAAGGCGTACGTCTACCAGCGCTGCTGACCGCGCCCTGCCCTGTCCTGCCCTGCCCTGTGCGGCGAACCCGGGCTGCCGCGCACCGTTGCGCGGACTACGCACCCCGCCGCGGCAGGGTGATGAGTCCGCGCAACGTCGGGCGGCAGCGCGCGCTACGCCTCGCGCGTGATCTCCACGGTGACGAACAGCTTCGACGTCCGCGATCCGCCGTACACGCCCCGGAGCGGCGGCACGTCGTTGTAGTCGCGCCCGTGCCCCACGACGACGTGCCTCTCGCCGATGTCGATGAGGTTGGTCGGGTCGTAGCCGACCCACGAGCCGCAGAAGTACTCGACCCACGCGTGCGACTCGCCGACGATCGTCTCGCCGAGCTCGGCCGCCGGCTTGGGGTGCAGGTAGCCGCTGACGTAGCGCGCGGGGATCCCGGCCGCCCGGAGCGCCCCGACGGTGATGTGCGCGATGTCCTGGCAGACACCGGCCTTGGCCTTCCAAGCGTCCTTCGCCGTCGACTTGACGTTGGTGACGCCGCGCAGGTACTGCACCTGGTCGCCGATCTCCTCGCAGATCCGGAGGGCCGCCTCGCACGGGGCCCCTGCTGCTCCGGCCGCCTCGCCCGCGAGCGCGTGCACTTCGGCGGGTGGTGCCGTGAGAGGTGTCTGCTCGAGCTGCTCGACGAACTCGGCGCGTCGCGCCGCGGTCTCGGCGAGGTGGTCCCAGCCGACATCGTGCTCGGGGTGGCGGCTGGTCCGCACCTCCACGAGCGACGTCGCGGTGAGCGCCAGCTGCTGGTGCGGCTGGAGCACCTCGAACGACGACACCCGGGTGCCCCAGTAGTCGAGGTACTCGTGGGCGCCGGAGTTCGGCTCGATCCGGAGGTTCGACGAGAGCACGAACTGCGACTCCGTCGAGGCCGGCAGCATCCTCGCCTCGTTGTAGCTCGCCTTCGCCTCGCCCTCGTACTGGAAGCCCGTGACGTGCCGGATGCGGAGCCGGCTCACGAGCGCTCCCCCACCCAGGTCGGGGCCGCCGACGTCGGGAAGTAGCGCTGCCGGATCGCCTCGGACGCCGCCGACGTCGCCGACTGCACGGCGTCCATGTGCGTGGGCAGGTCGTCGAGGATGTCGGTGATGGGCTTGTACTCGAGCTCGCTCCGCATCTGACCCAGGATCCGCACCCCCGCATCCGACGACGACGTCCTCGCGGTGTTCGGCTCGACCTCCCGGAGGCACGACTCGGCGCGCGAGATGGCGAACAGCACCGACCTCGGGAACAGCCGGTCGAGCAGCAGGAACTCCGCCGCGTTCCGGGCGCTCGGCACGCCGCGATAGGTGCGGAGATAGGCCTCGTACGCGCCGACCGAGCGCAGGATCGTCGTCCACGACGGCCCCGAGGCCTCCGTCAGCGTGCGCGTGGCCAGCAGCCGCGCGGTCATGTCGGCCCGCTCGATGCTGCGGCCGAGCGTGAAGAACTGCCACACCTCGTCGCGGCTCGTGGCCGACTCGATGATGCCGACGGCGAGCGCCGACCGCTCGCGCACCCAGGCGAAGAACTCGCTGACCTTCTCGCTCGACACCTTGCGGGGCATCCTGGCCCTCGTCGTGTTGAGGCACTCCCAGAGCTCGGTCGAGACGATCTCGCGGGCCCGGCGGGCGTTCTCGCGCGCCGCCCCCAGCGAGTAGGCGATCGAGGCCGAGTTGTGGCGGTCCACCGCGAGCATCGAGAGGACGTCCGCGCGGGTCAGCTCCACGTCGTCGGGCGCGTCGCTGCCCATCACCGAGAGGAGGGAGCGGCAGGCGGCGTCCTCCTCGATCCACGGATCCTCGAGGAGGAGCTGCAGGTGGACGTCGAGGATGCGGGCCGTGCCGTCGGCCCGCTCGATGTACCGGCCGATCCAGAAGAGGCTCTCGGCGATCCTGCTCAGCATTGCGGTGCTCCCTGATTGCTCTGCGATGGTGTCTGCTGCTGCGACTGCTGCTGGTGCTCCTGCTGCTGCTGCGACTGCTGGTCGCGCTTCGGGTCGTCCTGCGGCGAGTGGTCGGGCACGTGGTCGGCGGCGATGATCGGGATCGACGAGGTCGGCGTCGCCTGCTCGGTGACGAGCGTCGACACGTTGTGGCCGGAGGTCCAGGTGCCGGCCTCCACGCCGACGACCCAGGTGTCTTTCGAGCCGCCGCCCTGGCTGGAGTTCACGACGAGCTGCCCCTCCGGCAGGGCGACCCGCGTCAGGCCTCCGGGGAGGACCCAGATGTCGTCGCCGTCGTTGACCGCGAACGGGCGGAGGTCGGCGTGACGCGGTCGGAGGCCGTCGTCGACGAGCGTCGGGATGGTGGAGAGCTGGATCACCGGCTGCGCGATCCAGCCGCGCGGGTCGCGGATCAGCCGCTTCCGGAGGTCGTCGAGCTCCTTGGCGCTGGCGGCCGGGCCCACGACGAGCCCCTTGCCGCCGGAGCCGTCGACCGGCTTCACCACGAGCTCGTCGAGGCGGTCGAGCACCTCCTCGAGCGCGCCGGGGTCCTCCAGCCGCCAGGTGTCGACGTTCGGCAGGACGGCGTCCTCGCCGAGGTAGTAGCGGATGAGGTCCGGCAGGTACGTGTAGACGAGCTTGTCGTCGGCGACGCCGTTGCCCACGGCGTTGGCGATCGTGACGGTGCCGAGGCGGGCCGCCATGAGCAGGCCGGGCGAGCCGAGCACCGAGTCGGCTCGGAACTGCAGCGGGTCGAGGAACTCGTCGTCGACACGCCGGTAGATGACGTCGACGCGCTGCGGGCCCGCGGTCGTCCGCATCCACACGCGCCCGCCCGAGCAGTAGAGGTCGCGGCCCTCGACGAGCTCGACGCCCATGAGCCGGGCGAGGAGCGTGTGCTCGTAGTAGGCCGAGTTGAAGACGCCGGGCGTCAGGACGACGACGGTCGGATCCTCGACGCCGACCGGCGCGCTCTTCCGCAGGGCGTGCAGCAGGCGGTTCGGGTAGTCGCCGACCGGGCGCACCCGCATCGAGACGAACAGCTCGGGCAGCGTCTGCGCCATCACCCGGCGGTTCGAGATCACGTAGCTGACGCCGCTCGGCACCCGCACGTTGTCCTCGAGCACCCGCCAGGCGCCCTTCTCATCACGGATCAGGTCGATCCCCGAGACCTGGATCCGGACCCCGTTCGCAGGATCGATGCCCGCCGCCTGCCGGTGGAAGTGATTCGACGACGTGATGAGCGACGCCGGGATGACACCGTCGGCCACGGCCCGCTGCGGCCCGTAGATGTCGGCCAGGAACGCCTCGAGAGCGCGGACCCGCTGCTTGACGCCGCGCTCGACATCCTGCCACTCGCTCTGCTCGATCACGCGCGGCACCGCGTCGAGCGGGAACGGCCGCTCCTCGCCCGCGAAGTCGAAGGTGACGCCCTGCGCCAGGTACGAGTCGGCGAGGGCGGCCGTCCGGCCGCGGAGCTCGTCGTGCGTCATGCTGTCGAGCGCCGCGTGGATCTCCCGGTACATGTCGCGCGGCGACCCGGGGCCCCGGAACATCTCGTCCCAGGCACCCGTGCCGCTCGGGGGCGGGGTCCGGCTGGCGACGCCGGCGTACCCGTCGAAGAGGTCTCCCATGTCTTGAACCTAGGCCCGGGGTGTTGCGGGGGTGTTTCCGGGTCGAGGCGGGGATGTGACAGGGCTTCTTGTACCCCGTTCCCAGCCAACCTGGGAGAAACGGGTCGGCGCCCGTCTAGCGTTCCTCGGGTATTCGAAGCACACCCGTGACTTTGCAGACCACCTCAACGATTGGACTCGTCATGAGCTTCCTCGGTTTCATCCTCCTCGGCCTCATCTGCGGCGCTATCGCCAAAGCCATCCTCCCGGGCCGCCAGGGCGGCGGCTGGATCGCCACCCTCATCCTGGGCGTCATCGGAGCGCTGCTCGGCGGCTGGCTGGGCGGGCTCATCTTCCACGTCGGCTACAACGGCTTCTTCTCGATCCAGAGCTGGATCATCGCGATCGTCGGCTCGATCATCGTCCTGCTCATCTGGGGTGCCATCACGCGCCGCAGCGGCAGCCGCGCCTGAGCCTCGGCTCACTCGCGCTCGAAGGGGCGTCGTCACTCACGTGGCGGCGCCCCTTCGGCGTTGTCGGGGCGTGCGGCGCCGTGCGGCGGCTCCGGCGGCTCGCGACGGCATCCGCGCCACGCGACGGCAACCGCGCCGCGCGACGGCATCGGCACAGCGCCGCGGCGTGGTGCCGCCGCCGACGCGCGGCGCCGACCCAGCATGCCCTCACGCGACCACCCTTCACGCGTGAGCGATTTTCATATGAATATCACATGCTAGCCTGCTCCCGTGGCTGCATCGAAGCAGCCCGAAAAGGAGTCTCCTCATGTCTCATCTCTCGCGCTGCACTCTGGCTCTGGTTGTCACCGGACTCGTCGCGGGTGCAGCTTTCATCACGCCGCCACCCGCAGAGGCCTCGACTCTTTCGACGACACCGTCGGCTCACGTCATGCAGAACACGACTCTCACGCCCGACACCATCGACCGAGCCATTGCTGAAGCGCGTTCGTCAGGAGGGGTCCTTCGCGACACGGTCCAACGAGACGGCTCACACGTCGTGACGATCGGCAGCGGCGACGGGATCACCCTCGATCTCGTCGAAGGGAACCCGACTGCTCGACTATCGACCAGCACGGATCAGTACGGACGCTGGATCGGGTTCAATTCGTACGACCAGAGCGTCATCATCGGTGGCGGGGGGCTCGCGATCTCGACGGGCCTCTGCCTACTGGGCCCGGTCGTGTGCGTCGTGGCCGAAGCCGCGATGATCCTCGTTGCAGCGGCCGTGACACAGAACGGCGGCGTTCAGTGCGGGACGAAGAGCCTCAGGGTCTACCCCTGGGGTGGCCACAAGCCGCGATGCGCTTAACGAAGGTGCGGCGCCTCAGCGTCGTGCTTCTCAGCGTCCCCTTCAGCGTCTTCGTCGCAGCAGGGCTCCTGCTCATCGGGGCCCTGGTGCGCACTGCGCTCGCCACCTCGTCGTGGAGCCTCGCCGGCAGTCTCGCTCTGGGGCTGTCGGTCGCACTGGGCGGAGGCTACATCGGATCAACCGCTCGACGCCGTGCTCGTGAACGCGCGCAAGACGCGAGCTGTGATCCTGAGCACACGAAGACGTGAGCGCCAGCCCACCGCCACCGCCACACACACCCGGCGAGCGAGCCGGCGTGGACAGGACAGCTCGGGGACCGGCGCGACCAGCGGCAGCAGCCTCAGTCGATCAGCCCGAGCGAGACGTCCCAGAGCCGATCCGCAGACGCAGGATCGAGCGCGTACGCCTTGACGCCGCGACCGGGCCGCTCAGGATCGAACGGCTCGGCCTCGTTCGCGTCCTCGAAGTAGCGGCCGCTGACACCCTCGACGAGCGGCGAGGCGGCGACGAGCACCGACGTCGACGCGCCCTCCTCGGGCGTCTTGAAGGCGGGGTTGGGCTTGCCCTCGTCGTCGACCCAGCCGCGCTCGCGGATCCACTCGGGGTCGAGGTGGCGCTGCAGGTTCGTCATGATGCCGCCCGGGTGCACGGCGTTCGCGGTGATCCCGTCGTCGGCCCAGCGCTGCGAGACGCCGACCGCGAAGAGGACGTTCGCCGTCTTCGCCTGCCCGTAGCCGAGCCAGGGCTCGTACTCGCGGCGGTCGAACATGAGGTCGTCGAAGACGACGTCGGACGCGTGGTGGCCGGTCGAGCTGAGCGAGACGATGCGGGCGCCGTCGGCAGCCGCGAGAGCGTCGTGCAGAGCGAGGGCCAGGGCGAAGTGACCGAGGTGGTTGTTGGCGAACTGGAGCTCGTAGCCCTCCGGCGTGCGGGTGAGCGGGGTGGCCATGATGCCGGCGTTGTTGACCAGGATGTCGAGGGGCCCGGTCCACTCGGAGCCGAAGGCGCGCAGCGTGTCGCGCTCGGCGAGGTCGAGGTAGGCGGCCGTGACTTTCTCGGAGCCGGTGCTGGAGCGGATGTCGTCGACGGCGGTCGCGCCGGCCTCCAGATTGCGGACGGCCAGGGTCACCTCCGCGCCGGCTCCGGCGAGCGCTCGGGCGGTCTCGATGCCGATGCCGGAGGCGGCGCCGGTGACCACGGCGCGGCGGCCCGACAGGTCGACCCCCTCGAGGACCTCGGCGGCGGTGGAGTGGGCCCCGAAGGGCGTGGTGAGACGAGTCATGCGCTCAGGCTAGGC comes from Frondihabitans peucedani and encodes:
- a CDS encoding SDR family NAD(P)-dependent oxidoreductase, which translates into the protein MGRFENRVAIVTGGGSGIGEAVSKALAAEGASVIVTDIALDAATRVVDEIAAAGGTAAAFAGNTAIAADSEKAVDFAVSTYGALHLAVNNAGIGAAPARIGDYDVAAWDRVVGVDLSGVFYGLRYQLPALVAAGGGAIVNMSSVLGSVGIAQNAAYVASKHALVGLTKVAALEYSKQGVRTNAVGPGFIDTPLVRSSLDADALAGLEAQHATGRLGTSDEVAALVLFLLSDEASFITGSYHLVDGGYSAH
- a CDS encoding MarR family winged helix-turn-helix transcriptional regulator; translation: MTDTRDAAPPVSRTVAHAQLATDVRQGVLRLSRRLRQQKADTGVSDAQMAALGFLLQHEPLTIGALSEHEGVTPPSMNRTINALVDLGYVERGTDADDRRKVVLRTTTAGASFVLETRRRRDEWLVPRLARLTADERRTLAEATVILRELGRS
- a CDS encoding MFS transporter translates to MSATFRSLSVFNYRLWFGGALVSNTGTWMQSTAQDWVVLTQLTDHNATALGVTMALQFLPPILMIPITGLIADRYDRRRMLMLTQATLGTLGLALGLLVVTGVVQLWMVWGFALLLGIVQAVDAPIRQSFVSELVPPAQLSNAVSLNSASFNGARLIGPAVAGVLIAGVGSGWVFLINAASFAAVLASLRFIRVSELQFKPKVVRAKGQIREGFRYVKGRPDLVVVFVMIFIIGTFGMNFPIFTSTMATQAFGVGADGFGLLTSAVAVGSLTGALLSARRERPRMRILVLASISFGVTCAVAALMPTYWSFAAVLVAVGLSSITLMTTANGTVQLGAAPQMRGRVMALYMAIFTGGTPIGAPIVGWVANTFGPREAIGVGSAAGFAAAAVAIAWLIRRQHLRLRHDAGLHFRVRHDGDGMPPTGRIELPTQGAVLEADAAHSTR
- a CDS encoding endo alpha-1,4 polygalactosaminidase → MRTTAAPFLAAVAAVLSIGLVGCAGAGSGTPSAARADSAAVTLPPTTGGFDYQLGGGYTPPRGTTVVTRDSTDTPAKSVYSICYVNGFQTQPGASWPSDLILHTASGAPLVDPGWPDEHIIDVSTAAKRTRAAARIGTTIASCAKKGFRAVEFDNLDSYSRSKKALTLAENVAFAKLLVGRAHTAGLAASQKNTAELAKRGHDEIGFDFVTAEECDTYSECAVFTKAYGKRVYDIEYTDDLRGTFHAVCARTATPKLTILRDRDLVTPRSKAYVYQRC
- a CDS encoding transglutaminase family protein gives rise to the protein MSRLRIRHVTGFQYEGEAKASYNEARMLPASTESQFVLSSNLRIEPNSGAHEYLDYWGTRVSSFEVLQPHQQLALTATSLVEVRTSRHPEHDVGWDHLAETAARRAEFVEQLEQTPLTAPPAEVHALAGEAAGAAGAPCEAALRICEEIGDQVQYLRGVTNVKSTAKDAWKAKAGVCQDIAHITVGALRAAGIPARYVSGYLHPKPAAELGETIVGESHAWVEYFCGSWVGYDPTNLIDIGERHVVVGHGRDYNDVPPLRGVYGGSRTSKLFVTVEITREA
- a CDS encoding alpha-E domain-containing protein, producing the protein MLSRIAESLFWIGRYIERADGTARILDVHLQLLLEDPWIEEDAACRSLLSVMGSDAPDDVELTRADVLSMLAVDRHNSASIAYSLGAARENARRAREIVSTELWECLNTTRARMPRKVSSEKVSEFFAWVRERSALAVGIIESATSRDEVWQFFTLGRSIERADMTARLLATRTLTEASGPSWTTILRSVGAYEAYLRTYRGVPSARNAAEFLLLDRLFPRSVLFAISRAESCLREVEPNTARTSSSDAGVRILGQMRSELEYKPITDILDDLPTHMDAVQSATSAASEAIRQRYFPTSAAPTWVGERS
- a CDS encoding circularly permuted type 2 ATP-grasp protein; amino-acid sequence: MGDLFDGYAGVASRTPPPSGTGAWDEMFRGPGSPRDMYREIHAALDSMTHDELRGRTAALADSYLAQGVTFDFAGEERPFPLDAVPRVIEQSEWQDVERGVKQRVRALEAFLADIYGPQRAVADGVIPASLITSSNHFHRQAAGIDPANGVRIQVSGIDLIRDEKGAWRVLEDNVRVPSGVSYVISNRRVMAQTLPELFVSMRVRPVGDYPNRLLHALRKSAPVGVEDPTVVVLTPGVFNSAYYEHTLLARLMGVELVEGRDLYCSGGRVWMRTTAGPQRVDVIYRRVDDEFLDPLQFRADSVLGSPGLLMAARLGTVTIANAVGNGVADDKLVYTYLPDLIRYYLGEDAVLPNVDTWRLEDPGALEEVLDRLDELVVKPVDGSGGKGLVVGPAASAKELDDLRKRLIRDPRGWIAQPVIQLSTIPTLVDDGLRPRHADLRPFAVNDGDDIWVLPGGLTRVALPEGQLVVNSSQGGGSKDTWVVGVEAGTWTSGHNVSTLVTEQATPTSSIPIIAADHVPDHSPQDDPKRDQQSQQQQEHQQQSQQQTPSQSNQGAPQC
- a CDS encoding GlsB/YeaQ/YmgE family stress response membrane protein; translation: MSFLGFILLGLICGAIAKAILPGRQGGGWIATLILGVIGALLGGWLGGLIFHVGYNGFFSIQSWIIAIVGSIIVLLIWGAITRRSGSRA
- a CDS encoding SDR family NAD(P)-dependent oxidoreductase — translated: MTRLTTPFGAHSTAAEVLEGVDLSGRRAVVTGAASGIGIETARALAGAGAEVTLAVRNLEAGATAVDDIRSSTGSEKVTAAYLDLAERDTLRAFGSEWTGPLDILVNNAGIMATPLTRTPEGYELQFANNHLGHFALALALHDALAAADGARIVSLSSTGHHASDVVFDDLMFDRREYEPWLGYGQAKTANVLFAVGVSQRWADDGITANAVHPGGIMTNLQRHLDPEWIRERGWVDDEGKPNPAFKTPEEGASTSVLVAASPLVEGVSGRYFEDANEAEPFDPERPGRGVKAYALDPASADRLWDVSLGLID